The stretch of DNA CTTATGTTAGGCTAACATTTCTAATCTGTTAACACTGAGTTGATAAAATCACAGTTAAATGTCAAGCCCTGTCTTAAGTTTGgtttagctttgttttgttttattctgaaaTAATAATTCCGAGAGGTCTGATTGGTAGGGTACAGCTTTAGGGAGCTTTGGTGTTTGGCCACTCTTCCTTTTATTGATTCTGGCAGCTATTGGCTAACAGCCCCTGAGCTCAGCCCTGTCAAGTTCATCTCAGCGCACTGCACacaagaaccaaaaaaaaaaaaaaaaaacctactcAACCCAACACTTGATCCAGGCTTTTCCTTTGGAGGAGGTGAGGGCTCCCTTTACACTGCTGTGCTTCAGTGAGGGtgatttttaaatgtgttacCTTGTTTGCCCTTCTCTGTGTTATGCCTTTGCAAAGAAAAACAACTGTGTCTTTATAAAACGGCCTGTCAAGTGATTTGGCAGGTTTTGTATGGTCCAGTGTGTTTGAATATAATATCTCTTGGATACAgacctgtgtttgtttcagaAGTGACGGGTCAATACCATTTCAATGGACTGATAAGGTCAGAATGTTTTGTCTTTTGGAAGCAGGTTAGGGTTTAACATGCTCCACTGTTTTCCAAACAGAAACGTCTTGCCCCGCAGAGGACAGGAATATGACTGCAGAGTCCCTTAACTTCGGTCCAGAATGGTAAGTTCTTCTGTCCATAACGACCGCCTACCCCATGAGTTACGGACTGCGCATCGTGCGTTTCATAtgaattttgtatttttttaaggcAAAACATTATTAGGTCTCAGCATTGAACTCCATACTGTACTCCACACCGTAACATGCTCATTAAAGACTACCAGCCACGCTATTCTTCAGATTTCCGATCACTGTCACCgagtaaaacaaacacaacaacactcaTGCTAGCGAAGCATTTAACAGCACGACTGCCCTTATTTACATACATCAAATTTCACTTTCCTGTCCACTGTAATATACAAATGCAACATTGGTAACGTTAGTTTGAGAGTGCTTATATATGCAGCGACGACACAGAAAAATtacagaaaagggaaaaagatGGTCATCCCAAAGTTTTAATAAAGTCAGGGTATCTTATTGATTGTAGAGGGAAAGTTCACACTGTAATAAAAAACATCTTTGTTGTAGCATATTATAGTTGCAGAAATTGCAGAGCACAGGATGCTGTCAgtgacattttttgttttgggCAAGCATCTATTTTAGTGACTTCTGAAGTTTCATTCAGTGTCCTGCGGcagtgccattttttttttatgctccTAATTCAATTCTGCATCACAACTTCTGCACCTCCCCCCTCTATCCCAAATATTAAAACCATGTCTATTTAAAACGTGTACACACCCTCCACTTTGTTCTTAGAGACAGCCAGTTAAAACACAGGCTGAATCACCACTGAATTGTGACAGTGAAAATGTCCCAAAACAAGCTACAAAGCAAAATCACACACCTCCGTTTCCTCAGTCAGACTTGTTGCCCCATCCCTTGTCTTGAAAATTATAATCCTGGGCATAGTATAGTTTTCTGTTTTCAAAAGCTAGTTTTGGCATCCCTGACATGGCTGTTCAATTCTACCTTGCTGCCCACGTCAGACAAATTACCTataaagcacaaacaaacatgtagcCTGTCTTGTGATTTTAACACATTCGGTAAAGAACATGTCATTCTTGTTATCTACCTACTCGTAGTTCCTACCTATTTATTTGCTATAGAGCAAAGTGGAAACAAGCTTTTCATATTTTGATGAATGCAACGATCTTAACTGTCATGTTGCTCCCCATGATGTAAACAGTGGAAACTTGAGTTTTCCATGATTTTGAAGTTCAAATCATTGAAGTCACCCTCACACCACCTTTACTTCTACATTTGGTGTTAAACTTAAGGCCGATCaaacaagtgttttttttttttttataaggaATTGCTGAGATTAGATGTTTATATGAAATGGAAATTGTGACTACCACAGGGGGGTGCACTTACCCAAGACATTCCCAGTTTTACCATTACCTGCAGTCACTTACCATATTTGACAAAAATGCTATTTTTGATTTAATAGTCTGCGTATTACTGGATCGTGAGATTGGAAGGGTGCATTGAATttaatgtttttctgtgtgcatATTAAGTATTTTGAGGATATGTTCTAAGTTCATGATCAGACATTCATATTGTTAAATTGGTTTTTGACCATCTGTGCACCCCTGCACATTGCGTTTGCAAACAGTCAATGGTATTGCCCGATTTTAATGCACAGTGTtgcttctccatctctgcttaGGCTCCGTGCACTATCTCGAGGGGGGAGTGTGACCTCTCCTCCTCAATCCCCCGCCATGCCAAAGTCCAAGCTGGCCGACTATCGCTACGGCCGCGAGGAGATGCTAGCACTTTATATCAAAGATAATAAGGTGAGCTGACACTGAGCAGTCTTGTTAAATATGATTTACCGTGCAATAGAGCACTGCCCCCATACAGTTCTGAGCAGAAGCATCTTCATGCCAGCAGAGGGAAGTTTTATGTAATGGAATGCCCTTtaaatacatctctctctctcgccgtctgtctgtctgtggacagGTTCCAGATCAGCTGCAGGATAAGGAGTTTGGCCCGGTCCTGCAGGACCAACCTCTGCAGCCTCTAGCTCTGGAGCCTCtgactgaggaggagcaggTAGAAGATTGGCTATCGTTGGTGTGCACCTAAAATGCTGTTACATTAGTTCTGGCTAATTGTTTTGACTATAAACTGACGTGGAGAAATTATATTAATTCCCTGTTGTTGGCTAACCCAACggttttgatgttgttgttgatgatgccAGTGAAGGTTGAAGCACTTAAGTCTGAACtactcttttgctctctctccctctccactccactggtTCCCTACCCCAATCTTTACCAACCACCAACCCCTTTGTGTCATTCCCCTGTCTGCCTTTCCTTCTCTATTCCCTCGGCTGCTTCCTGCAGAGGAACTTTTCCATGTCTGTGAACAGCTCTGCTGTGCTGAGGCTCATGGGGAAAGGGGGCGGGGCCCCTCCGATGGGTGTGGCCCGTGGCAGAGGGACTgttcgaggaggaggaggaagaggtaaGTGTGAACATTGGGGCGTAGTTAATGATAATGGATGATATTAACCCTTTTATGATCATAATAGACACCGAAGTGCCCCTCAATGTACTGACCTAACCTGTTTCAAATATCATACAATGAGTACATTATTAGTAGGTTTCTACCTAGTTCTGTACACAGATTACTAAATGTGTTTGTtcccacatttgtgtgtgtgtgtgtgtgtgtgtgtgtgtgtgtgtgtgtccgtgtccacaggaaggggaagaggagagggcggATTCTACCAAAGAGGTCCAGAGGAGGGCGAGGTGGGCTTTGGCCGCAGCAGAGAGATCAATCGCAGCCAGAGCTGGGATGACCGGTACGTCCAGAtgaccacacgcacacacacacagcactgtcacacacacagcactgtcacacacacacacacacacacacacacatacaccactgtCACGGATGGGTTCACTGACCAGCCTGCTGGGTATTAACCTATTTACTTACCATTGACATTGCAATGTAATATTGATTTAAAATGGCTGAGTAGTGATTATCCCAGAAAAGAATGATGGATCTCCAATCGGTGGGATGGGCACTGCTACCCCTTATCTTGACATCAAAACATGTAGCTGTGATTTAATGAATACTATCAGTGTGATAAACTGTCAGCTACTTTGGGCTCGAGTAAAATGAAAGGAGTCAGGTCTCTAAAATGACTCTTTAAACTATAATTGATTTCTGCCCCAATTTATTGAACTGGCCCGTTCGTGTTgtcattttgtcatgttttcCTGACGCCTGGCTCATGGCAGAGGAGAGCGGCGATTTGAGAAGCCCCTGCGGAGAGAAGGGGTGCGGGTGGGCTTCGAGGAAGGGGCGGCCGTAGTGCCACGGAAAGACTACTCGCGCTCTGACAGCGACAACTGGCGCACGCTGagggaggagcagcaggaggaggaggaagcggcagcagcagcggcggcggcggcagcagcagcaggaggagtagctgcagcagcaccagcagcagcagcatcagctgGAACAACTGAGCCAGGTTCAAGCTGGAGGACCATGGGAGGGAGACATGatggtacatacacacacagttttacatTTCTCATGTATgcttcaggcacacacatatacattcgcGTATGAAAAGCGTGTGTATTGCGCTTACTGAAGCAACTTCCACTgcactttaaagtaacactatgcaacaatttgacactttttgaggtatgtttttataggcaactagttttagtACCATTctttttgatagcatatggtcatgtgaaggacagataaacacctgcgtctttcccactagccatccaggatgtgccctatgtagttctgtgtaccgggctggaataccctgcaaaaatggaagaaaagctttcatagCATGTCATtggcagctatactgccaaaatacacgctagtggtgtttgcaaggtttttgcatgccttttagatagttagcttgctagttttggaacagaactccttattgctgcttttaaGTCTAACCAAACTTGCCGAAAAATATCTCACAAGGCTGCAACATGCCCTATAAAGctgcttcccttttttttcacactacctctttctttcccctcgtTTGCTCACCCCTCACACCACACGCTCGCTCACAGACGGGGGCCCTCGCTCGGCCGGATGGCGCGATCACACTGGGGAGGGCCGGCGTAAGAAGTTTGACTTTGACTTCGACTTCGGGGAGGGGGGCCGGCGGCGCAACATGGACAACGACGGGCTCCCTGAGTGGTGCACTGACGAGGAGGACGGCGAGATGGGTACCTTCGACTCGTCCGGAGCCTTCATGTgcatcaaggtgtgtgtgtgtgtgtgtgtgtgtgtgtgtgtgtgtgtgtgtgtgtgtgtgtgtgtgtgtgtttgtttgtgagagagaagatTAGGCTAAGTTTATTGGAATACTGTCAACACTTTAAAATAGTTATTGATTTGATGATTTCAgttgactcccccccccccccccccaagcatcAATTGTTAAATGAGAATTGAATGTATGTAATTATTTCATCCAGCGTcggaaatacacgagggcaaagggcaaaactgcccctaagaaatataattttgcccctgatatgactaggagaggggcaaaaaatgcccccataattttctgtaataataatttaatgaacttgtcaaaaacatTGTAGCCTATGACCCGTCCTGTTGCTAAATGTTTTGACAATTCACACACCCAGCGACTGTCGAAAACTGGAAGCTAGATTGgcttggggtggaggatgacgacgacgaAAAAAAGACCCACATTTTTTTGAAGGCATGTCGGACTTGTGGACAGCGAGTTGCCAAAGTCGTTGTCAATCCAGCACAGGCGAAATCTTTTGCTGACTTCATCAAGGGGAGCgaaaacatacagaaatacatggcCTTTCGTCACCAGACGCCAAGCGGCACACCATCGCCtacggtgaatgataactagtaataataattttataaatgatttagttcggtttagctagtttaatgatagttagctaacgttagctagctctgaTAGTGCGTTAGCTACATAGgcttgcttgcaagctagctaaccatGGTAGGTACAACATGATTAAAGGTAACACAAAAATCCATAAATATAATAAGttattattagtgctgtcagtttaacgcgttattaacggcgttaacgcaaacccattttaacgccgtacatttttttatcgcgagattaacgcgatttttttttatttttttttatttaaatttttttttttttttttaatattaacattctttttggcctcgcaaactgtgtagtaggctaacgttacggtttgagtgaatggtgagcgcgatacggcaaaatggatgataaaaaagcTTCtcaatggaaagtttacttttaaaagttgtgttgtgcaaaagaagcgagcttcactgttgtctgaaactgTCAAcgggcagctggctgaaagcaaagaagtaatAGGCTTATCGTAAAGATACCTATtaccgccccagctattaaaaaagtgacaaacagttaaaaacatttatagatcgaaaaatatttaatcaatcaatcttacatatttcagtagcggtgggtgtctagattaggactggtaacttgtttggatttcaactgaaacatgttttcagtttttttccgttgtgtagaccgacacgcaaatttagctgatacaggaggtggaacccataaacaccctttctgtatatatgtctatggaaagctctatgaccctcacaaattctcgtcgcgaaatcgaattcgttcagttggttccatgagggtttgtacacacagaaatgaatctctgtctagtacactaaataacgctgtacaactgcaattttttgcacacatacaagttaaataccccttttgggtaggagcgtatggtgtccgttatcctggttgatacagaaatcaatattaagtaacgttTACCCGCGTGAGGGCGATTATAGGTCTCGGGCGGTAATACGGGTCGTTGCgataccttttattggtaacctaactgttacggttcaatgtttctgaaataagaggcctgactgctatgttcccagcaaacttgaaaaaaaaaaatattaagccatggtttaactgcactataggctgagtccttgtttacctaaaatgtgcactttataattttattttgtaccgccctgtttggcaatattggttttcaataaaataaaacatttgcataaagcaagccaatcaactttttcatgttgataagggcattaaaatagataaaaaattgcgattaatcgcgattcattttgagttaactatgacataaatgcgattaatcgcgattaaatattttaatcgtttgacagcactagttattattataaaaaagaaagaaaaaacgatTGTTAATAGCTGTTTAAAAAAtgcaataataacaataaataaccacacagaaataagaataaaattgaatatgattgtctggtttatgttttctgtttggtttttgttcaaaaaaatctaagaaaacactttgaatttgtagACTACTGCCTAATAGTCTTATTATTGCCATTTGATGACAATTGCTTATATACTGTAAGCCTAAataagtgtgtttattattttgaacaaaggttaaatgttatttcacaagtttctaaaagtgcccccaattttttgttaaatgcccctggatttcagtaagtgggggcaaaaattgcccccccaaaaatatgtaaatttcctaccctgatttcattacatttttgaaGATCCATGACTGACTGATGTGCACTGTGCTGGCCCCTTAGCACTGCTTTTACCCTCTTATAATACTTAACTccataaacaaacattttgcCAGGAATTTTCTGGGTCCTAGTTTCCTCTGCTGTCTGAGTATCTTGCTCATTATCTTAATCTATGCACATagccagcattttttttttttacttccacaAAAGGTGTAACCAATTTCTGTGACCAGTGAATATTATTGCCTCCGAGTTATTACATTCGATCAGGTTGATTTGAAATGGATCTCTACCGGTGGAtcacctttttattttttaattagttgtgtgcttttgtgtttccGTGCCGAGGATTACGTGTGAATCAATTCCCATGGCCTGTGCTAAGTTGTTTATcctgtgatgtttgtttgttccacAGAAGAACTTGCGGGACCCCATCCCTGAGGACCAGGAGTTTGAGTTTGAggctctggaggaggagaacggTCTGGAGAgtgctggagagggaggtgagatgAGATGGCCGTGTCTGTAGATCGCTCTCCATTAATTTCCATTCTGGTGCTCAGTTTGAATAGATTTACATCTGAGACATTAAGTCACCAGGTTCCTTTCTTCTCACTGTTGttagattttctttttgttctcgTCCACTATATGCTCTTCGTTTCttttttgtatctgtttatGTCCGCTGAAACAGAGGCTTCACAAAATACTTTTTACTAATGCCCTTGGGTTTGATTTGTGTGCAGTGTTCATGTTTgtcatttgtctctctctctctctagaagaTGGTGGGCTGGTGATGCTGACTGTAAGTGAGGTGGAGATGATGTCTATGACTGGACCTTCGTTTTCCTCGCcccctgccctctctgcccctccaccACCTCAGTCTCAGCCCCCCTCCACCAATACAGAGCCTGCATCCTCTGCTGCAGCACCGCCCACAAACACCACTCGAGAGCctgctgaaggtgtgtgttaaAGTGCATATGCAGGTGGTTTTGTGACAGTCTGTTAAGCCTTGTGAATCATGCTTACAAACTCATTGATCTTTCAGTTACCATAGTGCTTACTTATCCTGTAGCCTTGGAATCTGGTCTCCACTCTAGTGCACAAAAACTTGATTTACCAGACATTTTGGAATGACCTTTTTCTAGCCTGCCAGTGCCAGATCTGGGTCAACTTGAGAAAATATTTTGTTAAAGATtattatatctatctatctatctatctatctatctatctatctatctatctatctatctatctatctatctatttatttatttatttatttataagtaGGAGTCTCCTCTAAATTAACTCAACGTTAACAGGCAACTACTGCAGTAGTCTGTAGTAGTAGGAGGACACTAATGCACGGAGGAGAGATTAGTGTATGCTGCCTGTATGTAATGGCCCACTGTGTCATTACAGATAAGGCACCACCAGGGGGCATCGCTCGGCTGAGCACCAACTCCTCCCAGAgtgtctcctctcccccttcatcTGCCGCTGCAAGAGCAGACCTCCCACCAGCAGGTGGAgacaatgaggaggaggagcgcatGAAGCACTTGCAGCAGGTAAGCATCCCATATGCACCAGTGAACTCTCAGTGCATTGTCTGACTACTTGTGTTCAGTGGTGCATCTTCATCACTGAGCAGGCCTCTTgaattttgggggggggggggggctggctggCTAAGATGCTGCTGGTTTGTAGATATTACATTATAAGCTGTAATGACATTTACTGGATTTCTTCAGTAGTTGTATATTTATGCAATGCTGTTTTATTTCCATAGCACATGGTGATAACAGGGACAAGTTTTTGGAATAGATAACTGAGCAAGAATAAGTGGCTGATATTTTGTGCTAAAAGGATTGGAGGAGTAGATGGAACCACCAGAGCCCTTTGCTGAAAAGAGTAGACACTCTGCCGCAGACTAGTTTTATTTGAAGGCTTTGCGTGTATATAAACTCCCATACTCAGTGTGGTTTAttgcactctctgtgtgtgtatctcgcAGGAGGCAGAGAAGATGGTGGCGTCCCTTCAGGACACGTCCTTGGAGGAGGAGCGTTTCACACAGGCCCTGCAGGAGAGCCACGGTGTGGGCATGGGTGTGGCCGTGGGTGCTGGGGCGGGAGCTAGCgcctccacgcacacacacccccacacgcaCCAGACGGGGGCCTCGGCGCATTCCcattcccacccccacccggCCACATCGCACTCCCTGTCGTACCCGGCCAGCGCACTCCCGCTCTCTCACGAGGCAGCCATGAAGTGGTTCTACAAAGACCCCCAAGCAGAGATCCAAGGTAGAGCACTCTTGAGCTGGAGTTGAGCAagtgtctcgctctctctctgacactctctgtctctgtctctgtctctctctctctctctctctctctctctctctctctctctgacacactctctctctctctgtcactctctctctctctctctctctctctgacactctctctctgacactctctctgactcactcactcatgtgtCTCTTTCCATCAGGCCCATTCTCCACAGTGGAGATGTGTGAGTGGTTCCAGGCGGGCTACTTCACCATGACCCTGCTGGTCAAGCGGGGCTGTGACGAGGGCTTCCAGCCCCTGGGCGACGTCATCAAGATGTGGGGGCGCGTGCCTTTCTCCCCCGGgccctccccaccacccctgCTGGTACGCCCCACCTGTCCACATCTTCCTTAGGCCTCCAGCCTGGTCACAGCTCTCTGACTTTTATCATAGTCATTCAGTAATTTCATCAGACACATCCTGCACCTAGTTATTTTATAGCATGTAGCGTATAGCCCATTTCTGCTGTGTTACAATGCATTGTGATTATTCAGAACACTTATGTATGCCTCCCTACAGAGCAACATGGACCAGGAAGTATTTAAGAAGCAGCTTGAGCAGGTGGCCTCTGCAGCCTTGTACCAGCAGCAACTCCAGAGGAGATACCAGCATATGAACAGGTAACCAGTGATCCAAAAGCAAattcaagctcacacacacactcacaactccaGAGGAGATACCAACATTTGAACAAGTAACCAGTGATACAAGAAcatatacaaatgcacacagagaagcacCCATTACACAATGGTTCAGGaactcactgtgtgtctgtgtggctttAATGTGTGCTTAGCAGCAGTGGCGGaagcggcagcagcagtggcagcagcagcaggtgtggGGAGTCCGGCATGATGCCAGCTATGAACAGGTCCATGTCTGTGCCGGACACCGGACCTATGTGGGATATGCATACCTCAGCTTCACAGCAGTCAGGTAACACACTCCTACTcgttctctcccactctctgtctctctctctctcatacacactcatacctgtGCACATAGACTTAtgagcacacccacacacaacctggGAGACTGAGTAACATTATGGATTTCTTCAGTGGCTTCTTTATTctgaagaaagtgtgtgtgtgtgtgtgtgtgtgtgtgaaacaggcgGTGAAGCCAGTCTGTGGGACTTAACCATAGGCAACTTACCTCAGGGGCTAAGTCtggagcagctgcagcagaaggTAAGGACTCGCTTCTTCTCCTGTAGTCAACTCCTACAGCCATGTCTTCATTcttcactcgtgtgtgtgtgtgtgtgtgtgtgtgtgtgtgtgtgtgtgtgtgtgtgtgtgtgtgtgtgtgtgtgtgtgtgtgtgtgtgtgtgtgtgtgtgtgtgtgtgtgtgtgtgtgtggttttttttagcTTCAGCAGGAGCGTCGTGAAGCTGAACTCAGGGctaagagggaggaggaggacaggaaacggagggaggagaagagaaggcagcagcaggaggagcagaagaggagagaggaggaggaggaaatttTCCACCGCAAACAGGttaggcatgcacacacacacacacactaacactgatcaggcacacacacatcatagagaagaaaataaagagaggAAGGCCTGTACCACTGCGGAGAAaatattgcacacacacgctcagataaactgtgaaacacacacacacacacacacacacacattctgtgatCTTACTCCTACTTATGATATGCATTCAAATTTCTGTTATATTCACAGGCTTGCTTTGAAGGCCTCAGGTTCTTTCTTCCAAGCGCCTTGAGACTATTCCCACTCAAAGAATGAACCACTCATTCTTAGTGTGATCATAAGACtttcaatttgtgtgtgtgtgtgtgtagcagtgtcGTCAGCAGCAGGAGCTGCTCATGAAGCTGCTCCAGCagagccagcagcagcagcagccggtgGGGAGCGTGGGGGCCCAGTCACAGGGTCCCTGCTGGAACTCAGCCCAGCCCAAGCCCCCTAAGACCTCCCTCAACCTGCTGGAGATGGAGACCGAGAGGCtgctgaagcagcagcagagggcccagcaacagcagcagcagcagcagagagagcgggtgagacacacacacacacacacacacacgttatactGTAATGCCACACAATGATGAGCTCTTTGTGGACTAGTTGAATGGTTAATTGCACTTTTAGCTGTATTTTGCCCTCCCAGTGTTGTGTATTGAAGAGCCCTTCCCTCTTTAAGGGGAATTGAGCCCATGGGGTGTTGGCACCTTTACCAGTGGCTTTACCTGTGACTATGAGCTACAGGATACATTTAGGATTTAGGAGCGGGAGATTTATTATAtaccatctgtctctctctctccctcagcagcagcagcagcagcagcatgctgGGCTGACGATGGGCCAGTGGAGTGATGGTGGCGTGGGGGGGATGTGGGGCGCTGGGGGTCTGGAGGGGAAGGTGACAGCCagcggaggtggtggtggtggtggtggtgggggcggcAGCTCTGGAGGGATGGGCCTGTGGGACGAGGCCGTGAAGAACCAGAGCAGCCACCGTAGCATGGGCCTCAAGAACAGCCGCAGCAGCCCCTCACttaggtacgtgtgtgtgtgtcctgtatggTTTAGTGAGTTTGTAATTTATTGTGtgtaaatttgtgtgtgtgtgaatgcgtgcatGTTCGCCTGTATATGTGCACATGTTTTATTgttaatgtgtttctgtgtgcgcgCGCAGCGAGCAGTACATGATGCGGCGGAAGCAAacggaggatgaggagaagcTGCTGCGTCTGCTGCAGGGCATCAAGCCGCAGCCTCAGGACGGCTTCACCACCTGGAGCGAGCAGATGCTGCACGCGCTCAACACCAACGCCaacaactcctcctcctctcaggaAGGTaagtaatctctctctctctctctccccctccctccccttttctGGCAAGTAATCCTGCCATCACTCATCATTTAATCAATGTATCTAAGATCCCCAGGCCCTACTCTGTATATCTATAGCCTGGTGTATCTACTGCACCTCTCATTTGTCTAAGGCCAAAGTGTAATACACATTTTTCAGCTTTTTAGTGTCATCTTGTGTAGTTTTTCATGGCCTCCCCATATATCCTATATCCCTTTTTAATATTGTCATTAAAAGCATAGAAACATATTATGCAGGTTTGtactgggtgttttttttttcttttcgttaTTAAGGTTTGTTGTAGATAGCTAGTTTTTGTCATCTGCCAATCCTTCTGCAGTTTTGTGCTCCTGAAGGAAATGTAGAGTAACATTTGTCAGTGACTTGAATATTAGGTTGCTCAGCCTGCAGTCATATATTTAATCATTTTATCTAGACCAGCTCCCCAGTCCCCTAGTCTTGGGTTACCCAGAGGTTGCGTTAGACTTTCTTGTTGTCCGTCATTATGACGGACCAGCTTAATCGGGTCATAATTACCATCACCGTCATTTAAATGTTGAGACATATTTAATAGCATTCaattttcatttgtttaatttaaCTCTTAAAAACGAATACACGGAACAAGCTTCTAGAtgatgcatatatatatatatatatgaaggcATGAAGAGAGCAGATGAACAGACACCGACCGTGTGCCCATGTCATCACCACATGAGGCATATGACCGCAGAGGCTACTAAAGCACTGGCCATTGTGCCTGAACAGGAAAATTTGAACAATGCCAATTTATAAAATGAGACAATTACATTTGCCCCGTGGCATTAGCTGCTGCTGGCTGATTTACGTTATCAGTATTACTGTCCCTTGTCCTCCAGCgcatcattccctctctctttttttttttcacctcgtTTATCATAATTATTGGGCTTTTTAAAGAAACTCTGGACACTCAGTTGCCATGACGGCTGGCAACGTAGTGATATAGTCTACCAATACGATTGCTAAACCCAGCGAGACAATGGGGTTATGCACGTGACAagactagacacacacaaaaaagactaGACAGTAGCTAATTAATATGCACACTCACCACCAATTGGACAAGGGTGTAAATTACTTCAAGTTAC from Clupea harengus chromosome 8, Ch_v2.0.2, whole genome shotgun sequence encodes:
- the gigyf1b gene encoding GRB10-interacting GYF protein 1 isoform X3 is translated as MTAESLNFGPEWLRALSRGGSVTSPPQSPAMPKSKLADYRYGREEMLALYIKDNKVPDQLQDKEFGPVLQDQPLQPLALEPLTEEEQVEDWLSLRNFSMSVNSSAVLRLMGKGGGAPPMGVARGRGTVRGGGGRGRGRGEGGFYQRGPEEGEVGFGRSREINRSQSWDDRGERRFEKPLRREGVRVGFEEGAAVVPRKDYSRSDSDNWRTLREEQQEEEEAAAAAAAAAAAAGGVAAAAPAAAASAGTTEPGSSWRTMGGRHDDGGPRSAGWRDHTGEGRRKKFDFDFDFGEGGRRRNMDNDGLPEWCTDEEDGEMGTFDSSGAFMCIKKNLRDPIPEDQEFEFEALEEENGLESAGEGDGGLVMLTVSEVEMMSMTGPSFSSPPALSAPPPPQSQPPSTNTEPASSAAAPPTNTTREPAEDKAPPGGIARLSTNSSQSVSSPPSSAAARADLPPAGGDNEEEERMKHLQQEAEKMVASLQDTSLEEERFTQALQESHGVGMGVAVGAGAGASASTHTHPHTHQTGASAHSHSHPHPATSHSLSYPASALPLSHEAAMKWFYKDPQAEIQGPFSTVEMCEWFQAGYFTMTLLVKRGCDEGFQPLGDVIKMWGRVPFSPGPSPPPLLSNMDQEVFKKQLEQVASAALYQQQLQRRYQHMNSSSGGSGSSSGSSSRCGESGMMPAMNRSMSVPDTGPMWDMHTSASQQSGGEASLWDLTIGNLPQGLSLEQLQQKLQQERREAELRAKREEEDRKRREEKRRQQQEEQKRREEEEEIFHRKQQCRQQQELLMKLLQQSQQQQQPVGSVGAQSQGPCWNSAQPKPPKTSLNLLEMETERLLKQQQRAQQQQQQQQRERQQQQQQHAGLTMGQWSDGGVGGMWGAGGLEGKVTASGGGGGGGGGGGSSGGMGLWDEAVKNQSSHRSMGLKNSRSSPSLSEQYMMRRKQTEDEEKLLRLLQGIKPQPQDGFTTWSEQMLHALNTNANNSSSSQEVATIVAYLKEVESPYEVHDFIRAYLGDTAEAKEFAKQFLERRAKQKANQQRQQQQQQQQLSKELSGLNMNFPLQSMFQASHSGKSSVYDTQGSKMKKKPNMMLHSDPSILGYSFLGAGERMILGEMETVEDY